From the Leucoraja erinacea ecotype New England chromosome 33, Leri_hhj_1, whole genome shotgun sequence genome, one window contains:
- the LOC129712615 gene encoding 5-formyltetrahydrofolate cyclo-ligase-like — MMSLLFFILLLRSSNEGGLDLILMPGLGFDKHGNRLGRGKGYYDTYLERCLKHPKGKPYTIAVAFKEQICDLVPVTESDKPIDEVLYETS; from the exons ATGATGTCTTTACTCTTCTTTATTCTTCTACTCAGATCTTCCAATGAAG GAGGCCTTGATCTGATCCTGATGCCTGGACTGGGGTTCGACAAACATGGCAACAGATTGGGAAGAGGGAAGGGTTACTATGACACTTACCTGGAGCGTTGTCTTAAGCATCCAAAGGGCAAACCCTACACAATTGCCGTGGCCTTCAAGGAGCAGATATGTGATCTGGTGCCTGTGACTGAAAGCGATAAGCCAATTGATGAAGTATTGTATGAGACATCGTAG
- the LOC129712613 gene encoding complement C1q tumor necrosis factor-related protein 4-like, whose translation MRNLLYLILFYCIYQSSTLDNDLEYFLETLDEEMDVKPLHQAQMPNPKMGNDNTCGGNNVSFDAERTSYKHVIGTNVTIIFDKLNLNTTKDYNPTTGIFICQVPGIYFFSFSSLPKRGVPTDVVLMKNETKISNIHSVLSAGTSQLAVKNAILKLEKFESVWVRLERGGLWSRDGSISFQGFLIYG comes from the exons ATG agaAACCTGCTGTATTTGATCCTCTTTTACTGTATCTATCAATCGAGCACTTTGGACAATGATCTGGAATATTTTCTG gaaacACTTGATGAAGAAATGGATGTGAAACCACTGCACCAGGCTCAAATGCCAAATCCCAAAATGGGAAATGATAATACGTGTGGAG GCAACAACGTGAGTTTTGATGCCGAGCGAACCTCATATAAACATGTGATAGGGACCAACGTGACCATTATTTTTGATAAGCTTAAtctcaacacaaccaaagattaCAACCCCACCACTGGGATATTCATATGCCAAGTTCCTGGTATATACTTCTTCAGTTTTTCTTCTCTGCCAAAGAGAGGGGTTCCTACTGACGTGGTCCTGATGAAGAATGAGACAAAAATCAGTAACATCCACAGTGTGCTGTCTGCTGGTACCAGCCAGCTCGCTGTCAAGAATGCCATATTGAAACTCGAAAAGTTTGAATCTGTGTGGGTCCGGCTTGAACGTGGAGGACTCTGGAGCCGGGATGGATCAATCAGCTTCCAGGGATTTCTCATATATGGTTAA